Proteins encoded in a region of the Malaciobacter mytili LMG 24559 genome:
- a CDS encoding sensor histidine kinase encodes MAKYKKISLGVKIVLSFFILGLLLVSILFILIIPDIKRKDYNSALLQTQKMVLLSTQQIKLVVDYFKRYGKSEANIHKINILNNIDKIKLKNSLDSNYTYLESDLENITKEYICSINLDNKIFKNPNVQLSFEPSKYNNNQWLRFSSFNKISMCPSENYYLYKTDFNNKELYITCTSKFKNNSYDIEKEVKQIVQKGFDLTQDIHHGKVYLMWVRKDIKDTNLTLDELNNENYKNYCISKISNIKQPITGELKVKDILKVANIELFRHKIEEKEALTWISTIFEDERQKFILVLSSFEEDFNNSIENSFFKIFVVSILALVISILVAFFIFKRWIKNIEKLSYTARNICNGNLSLRSNVKGDDDIGVLGVAFDSMLNKLEENIKNLDLKVEKRTKELSASLKEKEILLKEIHHRVKNNLALTINFIKLQKYKVNDKNTKEVLSEIEKRVYTMELLHRKLYESKDLNSIDFKKYVEELVYELKNTFELKKDIQLITNIQKVFINIEYAMPCGLIINEVVTNAFKYAFTNTINPFVKIEFKLKDNIATLLIEDNGFGLPKDFEITKAKSLGLRLVSSISTGQLLGKIEYKYNKGASFCISFKMDE; translated from the coding sequence TTGGCAAAGTATAAAAAAATATCTTTAGGGGTAAAAATAGTTCTTTCATTTTTTATTTTAGGGCTACTTTTAGTAAGTATTTTATTTATTTTAATTATTCCAGATATAAAAAGAAAAGATTATAATAGTGCTTTATTACAAACGCAAAAAATGGTATTACTTTCAACTCAGCAAATTAAACTTGTGGTTGATTATTTTAAAAGATATGGAAAAAGTGAAGCAAATATTCATAAGATAAATATACTAAATAATATTGATAAAATTAAATTAAAAAATAGTTTAGATAGTAATTATACTTATTTGGAAAGCGATTTAGAAAATATAACAAAAGAGTATATATGCTCAATTAATTTAGATAATAAAATCTTTAAAAATCCCAATGTACAGTTAAGTTTTGAACCTTCTAAATATAATAATAACCAATGGCTAAGATTTAGCTCTTTTAATAAAATAAGTATGTGTCCTAGTGAAAATTACTATTTATATAAAACAGACTTTAATAATAAAGAACTTTATATAACTTGTACAAGTAAGTTTAAAAATAACTCTTATGATATAGAAAAAGAAGTAAAACAAATAGTTCAAAAAGGCTTTGATTTAACGCAAGATATACACCATGGAAAAGTATATTTAATGTGGGTAAGGAAAGATATAAAAGATACTAATCTTACTTTAGATGAGTTAAATAATGAAAATTATAAGAATTATTGTATAAGTAAAATTTCAAATATAAAACAACCAATAACAGGAGAATTAAAAGTAAAAGATATTTTAAAAGTTGCAAATATAGAACTGTTTAGACATAAAATAGAAGAAAAAGAGGCTTTAACTTGGATAAGCACCATTTTTGAAGATGAAAGACAAAAGTTTATTTTAGTTCTTAGCTCTTTTGAGGAAGATTTTAATAATAGTATAGAAAATAGTTTTTTTAAAATTTTTGTAGTTTCAATTCTTGCTTTAGTTATCTCTATTTTAGTAGCTTTTTTTATTTTTAAAAGATGGATTAAAAATATAGAAAAACTCTCATATACAGCAAGAAATATTTGTAATGGAAATTTAAGCTTAAGAAGTAATGTAAAAGGTGATGATGATATTGGAGTTTTAGGTGTGGCTTTTGACTCTATGCTAAATAAACTAGAAGAAAATATTAAAAATCTTGATTTAAAAGTGGAAAAAAGAACAAAAGAGTTAAGTGCCTCTTTAAAAGAAAAAGAGATTTTATTAAAAGAGATACATCATAGGGTTAAAAACAATCTTGCCTTAACAATTAATTTTATAAAACTTCAAAAATATAAAGTAAATGATAAAAATACAAAAGAGGTTTTAAGTGAAATTGAAAAAAGAGTTTATACTATGGAGTTATTGCATAGAAAACTTTATGAATCAAAAGATTTAAACTCAATTGATTTTAAAAAATATGTGGAAGAGTTAGTTTATGAACTTAAAAATACTTTTGAATTAAAAAAAGATATACAGTTAATAACAAATATACAAAAGGTTTTTATAAATATTGAATATGCAATGCCTTGTGGACTTATTATAAATGAAGTAGTAACAAATGCTTTTAAGTATGCTTTTACAAATACTATAAATCCTTTTGTAAAAATAGAGTTTAAATTAAAAGATAATATAGCAACTTTACTTATAGAAGATAATGGATTTGGGTTGCCAAAAGATTTTGAAATAACAAAGGCAAAAAGTTTAGGTTTAAGACTAGTTAGTTCTATTTCCACAGGTCAGCTTTTGGGCAAAATAGAATATAAATACAATAAAGGTGCAAGTTTTTGCATAAGTTTTAAAATGGATGAATAG
- a CDS encoding sensor histidine kinase: MSKPKYISLELKVGSLLIIIALILAISFFLLIAPKIKQQQQKFIDSKIQQMINLTTQQAHMASKALINHIKNDYLMARKNIETTLKFLDYEILLNREINLNKIEKQINCKVSFLKEKLPLNQWFDTKTKIIVKDFFLYKNISYAIKTAENKLLVATCFKDSFKAKHMQFEEDIKNNIQKSFALTSDIHKGKIFLLNINKQWALKNERIDRLSSGKSDVFWISNMSNVKIPTTSNLRAKEILFATKPLKHILENKKAKTWVSLINEDKEDAFLLVVTAFEEDINRSALNSFFQVLFYAFISLLIAIILGYFLFRRVLKNINILSNTAKEVNKGNLSLRSKVKGEDDIGILGETFDSMLENIEKNFKTLDLEVEKRTKELIISLEEKEMLLKEIHHRVKNNLALTIGFIKLQQSKIKDESTKKVLSDIQERVFTMELLHRKLYESSNLNKIPMKEYISSLTFDIAKAYNISKDCIKLKLDEVDLNIQYAMPCGLILNELITNSFKYAYKKEFLLFISFKKLKNSYELIVLDNGEGFSKHIDIYKANSLGLKLITSIAKAQLKAKLTYDYEAGSKFTIVFSIH, encoded by the coding sequence ATGTCAAAACCCAAATATATCTCTTTAGAGCTAAAAGTAGGCTCTTTATTAATTATTATTGCTTTAATACTTGCAATAAGTTTTTTTCTTTTAATTGCCCCAAAGATTAAACAACAACAGCAAAAATTTATTGACTCAAAAATTCAGCAGATGATTAATCTTACTACTCAACAAGCCCATATGGCTTCAAAAGCTTTAATAAATCATATAAAAAATGATTATTTAATGGCTAGAAAAAATATAGAAACTACTTTAAAATTTTTAGATTATGAAATTTTATTAAATAGAGAAATCAATTTAAATAAAATAGAAAAACAAATTAATTGTAAAGTTAGTTTCTTAAAGGAAAAACTACCTTTAAATCAATGGTTTGATACAAAAACTAAAATTATAGTTAAGGATTTTTTCTTATATAAAAATATTTCATATGCCATAAAAACAGCAGAAAATAAACTTCTTGTTGCAACTTGCTTTAAAGACTCTTTTAAAGCAAAACATATGCAGTTTGAAGAAGATATTAAAAATAATATTCAAAAGAGTTTTGCTTTAACTTCAGATATTCACAAAGGAAAAATATTTTTATTAAATATAAATAAACAATGGGCTTTAAAAAATGAAAGAATAGATAGATTAAGTAGTGGCAAAAGTGATGTTTTTTGGATAAGTAATATGTCCAATGTAAAAATTCCCACAACAAGTAATCTAAGAGCAAAAGAGATTTTATTTGCTACAAAACCATTAAAGCATATTTTAGAAAATAAAAAAGCAAAAACTTGGGTTAGTTTAATAAATGAAGATAAAGAAGATGCTTTTTTATTGGTTGTTACTGCTTTTGAAGAGGATATAAATAGAAGTGCACTTAACTCTTTTTTTCAAGTTTTATTTTATGCTTTTATATCTTTACTTATTGCTATTATTCTTGGGTATTTTTTATTTAGAAGAGTTTTAAAAAATATAAATATTTTATCAAATACTGCAAAAGAGGTAAACAAAGGAAATCTTAGTTTAAGAAGTAAAGTTAAAGGTGAAGATGATATAGGAATTTTGGGTGAAACTTTTGATTCTATGCTTGAAAATATAGAAAAAAATTTTAAAACTTTAGATTTAGAAGTGGAAAAAAGAACAAAAGAATTAATTATTTCTTTGGAAGAAAAAGAGATGCTATTAAAAGAGATACATCATAGAGTTAAAAACAATCTTGCTTTAACCATAGGGTTTATAAAACTTCAACAATCTAAGATTAAAGATGAATCAACAAAAAAAGTGCTTAGTGATATTCAAGAAAGAGTTTTTACAATGGAGTTATTGCATAGAAAGCTTTATGAATCTTCAAATTTAAATAAAATTCCTATGAAAGAGTATATTTCTTCTTTAACTTTTGATATTGCAAAAGCTTATAATATTTCAAAAGATTGTATAAAACTAAAGCTTGATGAGGTAGATTTAAATATACAGTATGCAATGCCTTGTGGATTAATTTTAAATGAACTAATTACAAATAGTTTTAAATATGCTTATAAAAAGGAGTTTTTACTTTTTATTAGTTTTAAAAAGCTTAAAAATAGTTATGAATTAATAGTTTTAGATAATGGTGAAGGTTTTTCAAAACATATAGATATTTATAAAGCAAACTCTTTAGGACTAAAGCTTATTACTTCTATTGCAAAAGCTCAACTAAAAGCCAAACTTACATATGATTATGAAGCTGGCTCAAAGTTTACAATAGTTTTTTCTATTCACTAA
- a CDS encoding TonB-dependent receptor domain-containing protein, with amino-acid sequence MKNNKILLSSFAAISIFCTHAIANDSAKLNSVDVWETEVVSSSLNLGKDAIETKQADHLSDLLRDLPGVEVGGTHSINNRINIRGLQDEDLDITIDGAKVQNANMFHHIGNLLINPDILKKADIQVGTNSVVSGSLGGSIAFETKDGKDMLQEGQKYGARISTTYNSNNSTAASIAGYGKVTDNFSFLLYHNYINKDNWKYPSGERTFGIEGKNHNTLVKGTYNISDNQSISISYDKLTDKGDYLPRPDMNADANSVLTGKGVTFDTEYERETITLKHKLDLGKNLKLDTTLYSNNNEINRDEAWSGARSPRPDFKGTLEGEVKTIGLNTKAQSNLETGSLLHTLTYGALFDKQTSKVKWNGNKYGKDEKANTFAIYLENAIDFNNGFVLTPGVRYTNYKLDGSYGDINDNELTYGLAAEYALTDTITLLASATTLYKGVPMVDVLASNRTSMLDSESLKAETGINKEVGFRYINDNVLGADKVGLSFKYFRTQIDDVIESLWSGNSAYMVNNGDLEIKGFEASFKYIKGDFSSLFAFSKSNTEYSKTKLSSDYEAGDKFTIGLNYKVTPAVDFSWNSIFVKSEKNIGSLAGIDHKPGYAVHNMAVKYVPQLNKNLTILAGVDNIFNKEYISHTSRNDVARGTFLGDYEPGRNFKVTLSYKF; translated from the coding sequence ATGAAAAATAACAAAATATTGTTAAGTTCTTTTGCAGCAATTTCAATTTTTTGCACACATGCGATTGCAAATGATTCTGCAAAACTTAACTCTGTTGATGTGTGGGAGACTGAAGTTGTAAGTTCATCTTTAAATTTAGGTAAAGATGCAATTGAAACTAAACAAGCAGATCACTTAAGTGATTTATTAAGAGATTTACCAGGTGTTGAAGTTGGAGGAACTCATTCAATTAATAATAGAATCAACATAAGAGGTTTACAAGATGAGGATTTAGATATTACAATTGATGGGGCAAAAGTTCAAAATGCAAATATGTTTCACCATATAGGTAACTTACTTATAAATCCTGATATTTTGAAAAAAGCAGATATTCAAGTTGGTACAAATTCAGTTGTTAGTGGAAGTTTAGGTGGTTCTATCGCATTTGAAACAAAAGATGGAAAAGATATGTTACAAGAGGGGCAAAAGTATGGTGCAAGAATTTCTACAACATATAACTCAAACAATTCAACAGCAGCTTCAATTGCTGGATATGGAAAAGTAACAGATAACTTTAGTTTTTTACTATATCACAATTATATAAATAAAGATAATTGGAAGTATCCATCAGGAGAAAGAACTTTTGGTATTGAAGGTAAAAATCACAATACTTTAGTTAAAGGAACTTATAATATTAGTGATAATCAATCTATTTCTATATCTTATGATAAATTAACTGATAAAGGTGATTATTTACCAAGACCAGATATGAATGCAGATGCAAATAGTGTTTTAACTGGAAAGGGGGTAACTTTTGATACAGAGTATGAAAGAGAAACAATTACTTTAAAACATAAATTAGATTTAGGCAAAAACCTAAAACTTGATACTACTTTATACTCAAATAATAATGAAATAAATAGAGATGAAGCTTGGAGTGGAGCAAGAAGTCCAAGACCAGATTTTAAAGGAACACTAGAAGGTGAAGTGAAAACTATTGGGCTTAATACAAAAGCTCAATCAAATCTTGAAACAGGCTCTTTATTGCATACTTTAACTTATGGTGCTTTATTTGATAAACAAACAAGTAAAGTAAAATGGAATGGAAATAAATATGGGAAAGATGAAAAAGCAAATACTTTTGCTATTTATTTAGAAAATGCCATTGATTTTAATAATGGTTTTGTTTTAACTCCAGGAGTTAGATATACAAACTATAAACTTGATGGTTCATATGGGGATATAAATGATAATGAATTAACATATGGTTTGGCAGCTGAGTATGCACTAACAGATACTATTACTTTACTTGCAAGTGCAACTACACTTTATAAAGGTGTACCAATGGTTGATGTTTTAGCTTCAAATAGAACTTCTATGTTAGATTCTGAATCACTAAAAGCAGAAACAGGAATTAATAAAGAAGTAGGATTTAGATATATCAATGATAATGTTTTAGGTGCTGATAAAGTTGGTTTATCATTTAAATATTTTAGAACACAAATTGATGATGTTATTGAGAGTCTTTGGAGTGGAAACAGTGCATATATGGTTAATAATGGAGACTTAGAGATTAAAGGATTTGAAGCAAGCTTTAAATATATTAAGGGTGATTTTAGTTCATTATTTGCATTTTCTAAATCAAATACTGAGTATTCAAAAACAAAACTATCTTCAGATTATGAAGCAGGAGATAAATTTACAATTGGGTTAAACTACAAAGTTACTCCTGCTGTTGATTTTTCTTGGAACTCAATTTTTGTAAAAAGTGAAAAAAATATTGGTTCACTTGCTGGAATTGATCATAAACCAGGATATGCAGTACATAATATGGCTGTTAAGTATGTACCACAGTTAAATAAAAACTTAACTATTTTAGCTGGAGTTGATAATATTTTTAATAAAGAATATATCTCTCACACATCAAGAAATGATGTGGCAAGAGGGACATTCTTAGGAGATTATGAACCTGGAAGAAACTTTAAAGTAACTCTTTCTTATAAATTTTAA
- a CDS encoding response regulator, producing MSSLLDVIQNEIEVLIVEDEIVLALALEVSLNEMGFSVSSIESNAIDTLSFLNKKHPDIILMDINLNDSIDGIQLAKQVWDRYKIPIVFLTSYCNDRVIKKAMQCEPYGYLIKPCKDKEVKATLLAALHKHRYFFQTKKHQEISEFIFLEENLKFDTINKRLYKNNKQIKLTKNEIKLFEIMSQKAGEVVSFDTISSYIYRQTLFDMGKLRTLVYRLKQKLQTNPFENIYDMGYKLKVLK from the coding sequence ATGTCAAGTTTATTAGATGTAATACAAAATGAAATAGAAGTTTTAATTGTAGAAGATGAAATTGTTTTAGCTTTAGCTTTGGAAGTTTCTCTAAATGAGATGGGGTTTAGTGTAAGTTCTATTGAATCAAATGCAATAGATACTTTAAGTTTTTTAAATAAAAAGCATCCAGATATAATTTTAATGGATATAAATTTAAATGATTCAATTGATGGTATACAGTTAGCTAAACAAGTATGGGATAGATATAAAATTCCAATTGTTTTTTTAACTTCTTATTGTAATGATAGAGTGATAAAAAAAGCAATGCAGTGTGAACCTTATGGATATTTAATTAAGCCTTGCAAAGATAAAGAGGTAAAAGCAACACTTCTTGCTGCACTTCATAAACATAGATATTTTTTTCAAACTAAAAAACATCAAGAGATAAGTGAATTTATCTTTTTAGAAGAGAATTTAAAATTTGATACTATAAATAAAAGGCTTTATAAAAATAATAAACAAATAAAACTTACAAAAAATGAAATAAAGCTTTTTGAAATAATGAGCCAAAAAGCAGGTGAGGTTGTAAGTTTTGATACTATTAGTTCTTATATATATAGACAAACTTTATTTGATATGGGAAAACTAAGAACTTTAGTATATAGATTAAAGCAAAAACTTCAAACAAACCCTTTTGAAAATATTTATGATATGGGATATAAACTAAAGGTTTTAAAATAA
- a CDS encoding HD domain-containing protein — protein sequence MHLASFMFKNSLLNADKNTKNEFLKEAKEVIKDIIEKNNLNLQIKDLEYFDNKALYQFTIPTKSKSQRAVYTILLQTIRIVGLLHDVGHLPFSHQVEYALKKVYTDILEKQTLLPKEKEFKEIYEQITQNSSLVLHEAIGKSLLNILFDYEVAEFIKKEESKDYLQLLKILALNILEEKVYNNFDFKVLHSYIDGTVDADRLDYINRDMLSSGYITGPNDHIRITKQTILVKSDNRFILSFFDMSLIDIEHMLEMRFNLYKKVIYNHGIAKTDAVLENVVKYLSDNYFNDETTITKLSDSISMLWKFLEEKEVQKKLDIISLLDENWLISLFKNEYFKIKNNKDITRRDEKYLYCFEEVLFGKRVFASPWKNLNEFYKVLNFSTVERYKFRESFGYITEFRLKKLQKALDEFVNYWEVEKKEAFLTYQIVSFKLGIQKNFMLYDGDELIKLDEVSTLRKRLKHSMLNTVPFYIYISQKYLNDEMKKQLKDILFNIFSE from the coding sequence ATGCATTTAGCTTCATTTATGTTTAAAAACTCCCTATTAAACGCTGATAAAAATACAAAAAATGAGTTTTTAAAAGAGGCTAAAGAGGTTATAAAAGATATTATTGAAAAAAATAATTTAAATCTTCAAATAAAAGATTTAGAATATTTTGATAATAAAGCTTTATACCAATTTACAATCCCAACAAAATCAAAATCTCAAAGGGCTGTATATACTATCTTATTACAAACTATTAGAATAGTAGGATTATTGCATGATGTGGGACATTTACCCTTTTCTCATCAAGTTGAATATGCACTAAAAAAAGTATATACAGATATTTTAGAAAAACAAACTCTCCTTCCAAAGGAAAAAGAGTTTAAAGAAATCTATGAACAAATTACTCAAAATAGTTCTTTGGTTTTACATGAAGCTATTGGAAAAAGTCTTTTAAATATTTTATTTGATTATGAAGTAGCTGAGTTTATAAAAAAAGAAGAGAGTAAAGATTATTTACAGCTTTTAAAAATTTTAGCTTTAAACATATTGGAAGAAAAAGTTTATAATAACTTTGATTTTAAAGTATTACACTCTTATATTGATGGAACTGTTGATGCAGATAGACTTGATTATATCAATAGAGATATGCTTTCAAGTGGATATATAACTGGTCCAAATGACCATATTAGAATTACGAAGCAAACTATTTTAGTAAAAAGTGATAATAGATTTATTTTAAGCTTTTTTGATATGTCTTTAATAGATATAGAACATATGTTAGAAATGAGATTTAATCTTTATAAAAAAGTTATTTACAATCACGGTATTGCAAAAACAGATGCTGTTTTAGAAAATGTTGTAAAATATCTATCTGATAACTATTTTAATGATGAAACAACAATTACTAAACTTTCTGATTCTATTTCAATGCTTTGGAAATTTTTAGAAGAAAAAGAGGTTCAAAAAAAGCTAGATATTATTAGTTTATTAGATGAAAACTGGCTAATAAGTCTTTTTAAAAATGAGTATTTTAAAATTAAAAATAATAAAGATATAACAAGAAGAGATGAAAAATATCTTTACTGTTTTGAAGAGGTTCTTTTTGGGAAAAGAGTATTTGCAAGTCCATGGAAAAACCTAAATGAATTTTACAAAGTTTTAAACTTTAGTACAGTTGAAAGATATAAATTTAGAGAAAGTTTTGGATATATAACAGAATTTAGGTTAAAAAAACTACAAAAAGCTTTAGATGAATTTGTAAATTATTGGGAAGTTGAAAAAAAAGAGGCTTTTTTAACTTATCAAATTGTATCTTTTAAATTAGGAATTCAAAAGAATTTTATGCTTTATGATGGAGATGAACTAATTAAATTAGATGAAGTTTCAACTTTAAGAAAAAGACTTAAACACTCTATGTTAAATACTGTTCCTTTTTATATTTATATTAGTCAAAAATATCTAAATGATGAGATGAAAAAACAACTAAAAGATATATTATTTAATATTTTTAGTGAATAG
- a CDS encoding PepSY-associated TM helix domain-containing protein — protein sequence MKTEKLNLKYLLRAHTVIGLVCVFLFYISSYFGAFTLFLPYIQIWETPSKHIKHTVNYEFNIDKKLEKIINEYKFNTKNIEITPPNFKDPRIQISSKNQNSVFLNPNTNEILDTKNEQKTVSTFFNMIHFGGNIPIVGRVMMGIASICILFLIISGIMIFFLNKKKKANERKSFKRTWYKWHKYLGLFLATFIFIFAITGAFLGFMLTNSAPFALTASNFEKSSLRPLVSPIIFQQKELLKEDTNISKMQDLSFLILKAKENYKNLHIDKINIYNFNKSNSQIHFRGHLTNNKALTGPFNKVFITLNSNTAEVIEKKQLEQTHIINKVMSAFYFLHFLPDETILLRTIFFILSIFMIICLVFGYLIWAEKKLKHQNDLGYFNFLNRFCIAIMIGVIPASCFVIFLHWLLPFETYDREIWIQGCFYTLWAFTLFYSMYENSITKIFKLFFLISIILIVCAVLLHGLKTELYFWISFQKELYALFLVDIIFLFFALILLFLYFYIEKLEVFKRLHNEEFLYYEK from the coding sequence ATGAAAACTGAAAAGTTAAATTTAAAATACCTTCTACGCGCGCATACAGTTATAGGTTTAGTTTGCGTTTTTTTATTTTATATTAGTTCATATTTTGGGGCTTTTACACTTTTCTTACCCTATATTCAAATATGGGAAACACCGTCAAAACATATAAAACATACAGTTAATTATGAGTTTAATATTGATAAAAAACTTGAAAAGATTATAAATGAATATAAATTTAATACTAAAAATATAGAGATAACTCCTCCAAATTTTAAAGACCCTAGAATTCAAATCAGTTCTAAAAATCAAAATAGTGTTTTTTTAAATCCAAATACAAATGAAATATTAGATACTAAAAATGAACAAAAAACAGTTAGTACCTTTTTTAATATGATTCATTTTGGTGGGAATATTCCAATAGTTGGAAGAGTTATGATGGGTATAGCTTCCATTTGTATTTTATTTTTAATTATCTCTGGAATAATGATATTTTTTTTAAATAAAAAGAAAAAAGCAAATGAAAGAAAAAGTTTTAAAAGAACTTGGTATAAATGGCATAAGTATTTAGGTTTATTTTTAGCTACTTTTATTTTTATTTTTGCAATAACAGGAGCTTTTTTAGGCTTTATGCTTACAAATTCAGCACCATTTGCACTTACTGCTTCAAATTTTGAAAAAAGTAGTTTAAGACCTTTGGTTTCCCCTATTATTTTTCAGCAAAAAGAACTTTTAAAAGAGGATACAAATATCTCTAAAATGCAAGATTTATCCTTTTTAATTTTAAAAGCAAAAGAGAATTATAAAAATCTTCATATTGATAAAATCAATATTTATAATTTTAATAAAAGTAATTCTCAAATACATTTTAGAGGTCACTTAACAAATAATAAAGCCTTAACAGGCCCTTTTAATAAAGTATTTATTACTTTAAATAGTAATACAGCAGAAGTAATAGAAAAAAAACAATTAGAGCAAACTCATATTATAAATAAAGTTATGTCAGCTTTTTATTTTTTGCATTTTCTACCCGATGAAACAATACTTTTAAGAACTATATTCTTTATACTTTCAATTTTTATGATTATTTGTTTAGTTTTTGGATATTTAATTTGGGCAGAAAAAAAACTAAAACACCAAAATGATTTAGGTTATTTTAACTTCTTAAATAGATTTTGTATTGCAATTATGATAGGAGTAATCCCAGCAAGTTGTTTTGTTATATTTTTACATTGGCTACTACCTTTTGAAACTTATGATAGAGAGATTTGGATACAAGGATGTTTTTATACACTTTGGGCTTTTACTTTATTTTATAGTATGTATGAAAACTCAATTACTAAAATCTTTAAACTTTTTTTTCTAATATCTATAATTTTAATTGTTTGTGCAGTTTTACTCCATGGACTTAAAACAGAACTTTATTTTTGGATAAGTTTTCAAAAAGAACTATATGCTCTATTTTTAGTGGATATTATATTTTTATTTTTTGCTTTAATTTTACTATTTTTATATTTTTATATTGAAAAATTAGAGGTTTTTAAAAGATTGCATAATGAGGAGTTTTTATATTATGAAAAATAA
- a CDS encoding FeoB-associated Cys-rich membrane protein has product MEDFIILIITLLCLYFLYKKTFKKEGGCGCGSGNNCKNK; this is encoded by the coding sequence ATGGAAGATTTTATTATATTAATTATTACTTTACTTTGTTTATATTTTTTATATAAAAAAACTTTTAAAAAAGAGGGTGGTTGCGGCTGTGGTAGTGGCAATAACTGCAAAAACAAATAG
- a CDS encoding response regulator codes for MSKVTNFVKEDVSILIVEDETVLAIGMEYSLQNMGYSVSGIETTSANAINHVRERKPDIIIMDINLRGSSSGIEAAKHIWQYYKIPIIFLTSYSDEKTIKKAMACEPYGYLLKPCKDEELSVAIQVAIYKHNYFFKNIKVFDEEQQFVNLKDNFKFHLGKALLYKDKEPIKLTGNETKFFEILCENVGETVSFERISNYIWRDSLYDLGKLRTLVYRVKQKIKADLIESIFETGYRLK; via the coding sequence ATGTCAAAAGTTACAAATTTTGTAAAAGAAGATGTTTCTATATTAATAGTTGAAGATGAAACAGTTCTTGCAATTGGTATGGAATACTCTTTACAAAATATGGGATATAGTGTAAGTGGGATAGAAACAACATCAGCAAATGCTATAAACCATGTAAGAGAAAGAAAACCGGATATTATCATAATGGATATTAATTTAAGAGGTTCAAGTAGCGGAATTGAAGCTGCAAAACATATTTGGCAATATTATAAAATTCCAATTATTTTTTTAACTTCTTATAGTGATGAAAAAACAATTAAAAAAGCTATGGCTTGTGAACCTTATGGATATTTACTAAAACCCTGTAAAGATGAAGAGTTAAGTGTTGCAATACAAGTTGCCATATATAAACATAACTATTTTTTTAAGAATATAAAAGTTTTTGATGAAGAACAACAGTTTGTAAACTTAAAAGATAATTTTAAATTCCACCTTGGAAAAGCACTTTTATATAAAGATAAAGAGCCTATAAAATTAACAGGAAATGAAACAAAATTTTTTGAAATACTTTGTGAAAATGTGGGAGAAACAGTCTCTTTTGAAAGAATTAGCAACTATATTTGGAGAGATAGCTTATATGACTTGGGAAAACTGCGAACTTTAGTATATAGAGTAAAACAGAAAATAAAAGCAGATTTAATCGAAAGTATTTTTGAAACAGGTTATAGGTTAAAATAG